One Artemia franciscana chromosome 15, ASM3288406v1, whole genome shotgun sequence genomic window carries:
- the LOC136036698 gene encoding uncharacterized protein LOC136036698, with translation MNRMLWLCQLCKEQGIHRILPHQLELSFYKMFKQMLSHFVKAQSRQFSPCLVKSQKPDYFNSIYPVESYTGILNIQLKSYDFTVLERFSSFVHRISENIGVDVLDVWATPSKAIDVVTFQKNSHIQQDKYHLKEYERNVQIDSIPASLLSVLMEVIHTSLPESVKLSIHSHEHQYDEIRFVPDLELKALRQELDEITSAKNK, from the exons ATGAATCGAATGCTCTGGCTGTGTCAACTGTGTAAAGAACAAGGAATTCACCGCATCCTTCCACATCAGCTAGAACTCTCCT tTTATAAGATGTTCAAGCAGATGCTTTCGCACTTTGTAAAAGCCCAGTCTCGTCAATTCTCACCGTGTTTAGTGAAGTCACAAAAACCTGATTATTTTAATAGCATATACCCAGTTGAGAGTTATACCGGCATACTCAATATTCAACTGAAATCATATGATTTTACTGTGCTTGAGCGCTTTTCAAGTTTTGTGCATCGTATAAGTGAGAACATTGGTGTTGATGTTTTGGATGTTTGGGCAACTCCAAGTAAAGCGATTGATGTTGTCACATTTCAGAAAAACTCGCACATTCAACAAGATAAGTATCATTTGAAAGAGTACGAGAGAAATGTTCAAATAGACTCAATACCAGCTTCTTTACTCTCAGTTTTAATGGAGGTAATACACACGTCTTTGCCGGAAAGTGTCAAGTTAAGTATACACTCTCACGAACATCAGTATGATGAAATACGTTTCGTGCCTGATTTAGAATTGAAAGCGTTAAGACAAGAACTAGATGAAATTACAAGTGCTAAAAATAAGTGA
- the LOC136036649 gene encoding uncharacterized protein LOC136036649: MDQRGLRIATWNVLTLNAPASKNLLSEEHRKNKVSIAGLTETRLTGIGEEQIGNSDSLLWSGGSSRRNGVGLALNSLTRKALILNEAVSDRLMKARFGHKHGKMTVIVCYAPTNDSDDAIKEDFYSSLSRCLATVPPMI; this comes from the coding sequence ATGGACCAAAGGGGGCTGCGAATAGCAACCTGGAATGTCTTGACTCTGAATGCACCTGCGTCAAAGAACCTACTCTCTGAAGAACATCGTAAGAACAAAGTGTCAATTGCAGGTCTTACAGAAACACGTCTTACCGGAATCGGAGAAGAGCAAATAGGCAACAGTGACTCATTGCTCTGGTCTGGAGGAAGCTCGAGAAGGAATGGTGTAGGCCTTGCACTAAATAGCCTTACAAGAAAGGCCTTAATTTTAAACGAAGCTGTATCTGACAGATTAATGAAGGCCCGCTTTGGACACAAGCATGGCAAGATGACTGTCATCGTATGCTATGCCCCGACCAACGATTCTGATGATGCGATTAAGGAGGATTTCTACTCTTCTTTGTCCAGATGCCTTGCAACAGTACCCCCCATGATATAA
- the LOC136036650 gene encoding uncharacterized protein LOC136036650, translated as MGVWRGTVGPVSPDPLNDNGLRLLELCRSQDLYIANTYFQRKTIHQYTWYSNDGHTKKMIDYVIISKRWRSLVKNYRTYRSAELGNADHRLVCADLWLRLHAQRSVRKPVAADIGKLKEPDTRQKYSIEISNRFEALGSLNSSEDLWKHFKLQTSEAAQLVLGKRSYPKKSWLTNETLQVIEQRRKARLLGDMTTYRRLNGVRNRLIHRDRTQFVARIADEIELAAKKKDMGSLFKHLRDLTENKTPTLGLVLSRDGALLSDEGSCLERWKDHFCSLINNTGPSAPPNDSPSQSCSQRPGTEVPSDEPFSPSEIGHTVKRLKNNKAADVDFADDLAILADSMEQLLEALRILREEAAKVGLHLNWNKTKIMAIDSSSPAVNSPVILMDFVFRSTGKAIGDHGIKWGGKSLLNLDYADDLSILDESVSKMNEFLEVLRVPGARGRS; from the exons ATGGGTGTATGGCGTGGCACAGTTGGTCCTGTATCCCCCGACCCACTTAACGACAATGGGCTCCGCTTACTTGAACTGTGCCGATCTCAGGACCTTTACATTGCAAACACCTACTTCCAACGCAAAACTATCCATCAGTACACGTGGTATAGTAATGACGGTCATACAAAGAAGATGATTGACTACGTCATTATTTCCAAACGCTGGAGATCATTGGTGAAGAACTACAGAACTTACAGATCAGCAGAGCTTGGAAACGCAGACCATAGGCTTGTGTGCGCCGATCTTTGGCTTCGCCTCCATGCACAACGATCGGTAAGAAAACCCGTCGCTGCAGATATTGGGAAACTAAAGGAACCAGATACTCGCCAGAAGTACAGTATCGAGATATCGAATCGCTTCGAGGCCCTTGGCTCACTCAATAGCAGTGAAGATCTAtggaagcattttaaattgcagaccagcgaagcagcacaactagtgctcggcaagaggagttatccaaagaaatcgtggctaactaatgaaacactgcaaGTTATAGAGCAAAGGCGGAAGGCAAGACTTCTTGGGGACATGACCACATATCGAAGACTCAATGGAGTGCGGAACAGACTCATTCACCGGGATAGAACCCAGTTTGTTGCAAGGATAGCCGATGAAATTGAGctagctgcaaaaaagaaagacatgggcagcctattcaagcatctccgagatctcactgaaaataaaactcccaccttgGGTCTTGTCCTGTCCAGGGATGGTGCACTTCTTTCTGACgaaggttcttgtcttgagcggtGGAAGGACCATTTCTGTTCGCTCATCAACAATACTGGTCCGTCAGCGCCTCCTAATGATAGTCCCAGCCAATCTTGCAGTCAAAGACCTGGAACAGAGGTTCCTTcagatgagcctttcagcccctcagaaattggGCATACAGTAAAAagactcaagaataataaagctgctg ATGTTgattttgccgatgacttggccattctggcggactccatggagcagctgctggaagcgctccgaattctgcgagaagaggctgccaaagtaggactgcatTTAAActggaataaaactaaaattatggccatagattcgtcttctcctgctgttaactctcca gtcattttgatggacttcgtcttcaGGAGCACAGggaaggcaattggagaccacggaatcaaatggggaggaaaatctCTTctgaacttagattatgctgatgatttaagcatcctagatgaaagtgtgagcaaaatgaacgaatttttggaggttttgcgaGTACCGGGTGCAAGAGGGAggtcttga